Proteins encoded in a region of the Flavobacterium sp. PMTSA4 genome:
- a CDS encoding DNA-directed RNA polymerase subunit omega, protein MDLKKTNAPVNTITYNKNVVEEPTGNIYEAITIMAKRANQINSEIKKELIEKLEEFATYNDSLEEIFENKEQIEVSKFYEKLPKPHALAVQEWLDDKIYYRDTNQD, encoded by the coding sequence ATGGATTTAAAAAAGACAAATGCTCCAGTAAACACGATTACTTATAATAAAAATGTGGTTGAAGAACCAACAGGAAATATTTATGAGGCAATCACAATCATGGCGAAAAGAGCCAACCAAATTAATTCAGAGATTAAAAAAGAATTAATTGAAAAATTGGAAGAATTTGCAACATATAACGATAGTTTAGAAGAAATTTTCGAAAATAAAGAACAAATTGAAGTTTCTAAGTTTTACGAAAAATTACCTAAGCCACATGCATTAGCTGTTCAAGAATGGCTAGATGACAAAATCTACTATAGAGATACAAATCAAGACTAA
- a CDS encoding outer membrane protein assembly factor BamD yields MKKIIFLFAFVALFSSCSEYQKALKSDDVAVKFAEATKQYEAQKYSKAIRLFEQIAPAYKGKPSAEKMFYMYSQALYKTKQYYLAAYQFESFASLYPRSEKIEEASFLGAKCFSKLSPVYSLDQVDTYKAIDKLQDFIDKFPESTYMVEANTIAKDLREKIEKKAFENAKQYNTISDFKSAMVALDNFIINYPGTPYKEQALFYKFDSAYNLAINSITTKQEERLLDAKTAYDKLIKFNSNSEFKGKADVMLARIEDELKQFSKIN; encoded by the coding sequence ATGAAAAAAATAATATTCTTATTTGCTTTTGTAGCATTGTTTTCGTCATGTAGCGAGTATCAAAAAGCATTAAAATCTGATGATGTTGCGGTTAAATTTGCTGAAGCTACTAAACAATATGAAGCACAAAAGTATAGTAAAGCAATAAGATTATTTGAACAAATTGCTCCAGCATACAAGGGAAAACCTTCTGCAGAGAAAATGTTTTATATGTATTCTCAAGCACTTTATAAAACAAAACAATATTATTTGGCTGCTTACCAATTTGAAAGTTTTGCATCTCTTTATCCTAGAAGTGAAAAAATAGAAGAAGCTTCATTTCTTGGTGCTAAATGTTTTTCAAAATTATCACCAGTATACAGTTTAGATCAGGTTGATACTTATAAAGCAATTGATAAATTGCAAGACTTTATAGATAAATTTCCAGAATCTACCTATATGGTTGAAGCAAATACAATTGCTAAGGATTTAAGAGAAAAGATTGAAAAAAAGGCTTTTGAAAACGCAAAACAATATAATACTATTTCAGATTTTAAGTCAGCAATGGTAGCTTTAGATAATTTTATAATTAATTATCCAGGTACACCATACAAGGAACAAGCTTTGTTTTACAAATTTGATTCGGCTTATAACTTGGCAATAAATAGTATTACGACAAAGCAAGAAGAACGTTTGTTAGACGCAAAAACTGCTTACGATAAATTAATAAAATTCAATAGTAATAGTGAATTTAAAGGTAAAGCTGATGTAATGTTGGCTAGAATTGAAGACGAATTAAAACAATTTTCTAAAATAAATTAG
- the dapA gene encoding 4-hydroxy-tetrahydrodipicolinate synthase: protein MQSLIGTGVALVTPFNKDLSVDVDGLKRIVNFQIDNGIDYLVVLGTTAENATLTNDEKELVIKTVIDANKKRLPLVLGVGGNNTQKIIDELKTRDFSEFEAILSVSPYYNKPTQEGIYQHYKAISEASPLPIILYNVPGRTASNMLPSTVIRLANDFKNIVAIKEAAGDIVQAMTLIKNKPKDFLVISGDDMVTLPMILAGGSGVISVIAEGFPKEFSEMVHLGLNRKVDEAYKIHYLISDAIDMIFEQGNPAGIKEVFKHLGLAENTVRLPLVNVDENLSNRLKNYIDKLHKK from the coding sequence ATGCAATCATTAATTGGAACTGGAGTTGCGCTAGTAACACCATTCAACAAAGATTTATCAGTAGATGTTGATGGTTTGAAAAGAATTGTCAATTTCCAAATTGATAACGGAATAGATTATTTAGTAGTACTTGGAACCACTGCAGAAAATGCTACACTAACAAATGATGAAAAGGAATTGGTAATCAAAACGGTTATTGATGCTAATAAAAAAAGATTGCCATTAGTACTTGGTGTTGGAGGAAACAATACCCAAAAAATAATTGATGAGCTAAAGACCAGAGATTTTTCAGAATTTGAAGCAATTCTTTCTGTTTCACCATATTATAACAAACCAACTCAAGAAGGAATTTATCAACATTATAAAGCCATTTCAGAAGCTTCACCGTTGCCAATAATTCTTTATAATGTACCTGGAAGAACAGCAAGTAATATGTTACCTTCAACAGTTATCAGATTGGCAAACGATTTTAAAAACATAGTTGCAATAAAAGAAGCTGCTGGCGATATTGTTCAGGCAATGACTTTAATCAAAAATAAACCAAAAGATTTTCTTGTAATTTCAGGTGATGATATGGTTACTTTGCCAATGATTTTGGCTGGTGGAAGTGGAGTTATTTCGGTTATTGCTGAAGGTTTTCCTAAAGAGTTTTCAGAAATGGTTCACCTTGGATTGAATAGAAAAGTAGACGAAGCATATAAAATCCATTATCTAATTTCTGATGCAATTGATATGATATTTGAACAAGGAAATCCTGCAGGAATAAAAGAAGTCTTTAAGCATCTTGGATTAGCTGAAAACACTGTTAGATTACCTTTGGTAAATGTTGACGAAAACCTATCTAACAGATTAAAAAATTACATTGATAAGCTTCATAAAAAGTAA
- a CDS encoding DUF6913 domain-containing protein yields MFLNHIKEFITKKIVKNSLSNVNNSSSDILIKKVGIIFDETYFYEKSDLIKELTKNGIKEEDCSVLVFKNRLKKNTVYDYPHFTYKNLDWNGHISKKEVKDFINQPFDLLINYYDTEKAALMAVSSQSKSNFKVGFSTVDKRLNHFMITTNAENYKVFIEELFKYLKILNKI; encoded by the coding sequence ATGTTTTTGAATCATATCAAGGAATTTATAACAAAAAAAATTGTTAAAAACAGTTTGTCTAATGTAAATAATTCATCCTCTGATATATTAATTAAAAAGGTAGGAATTATTTTTGATGAAACCTATTTTTATGAGAAATCAGATTTAATCAAAGAGTTAACAAAAAATGGAATAAAAGAAGAAGATTGTTCTGTATTGGTTTTTAAAAATCGTTTAAAAAAGAATACAGTTTATGATTATCCTCATTTTACTTATAAAAATTTAGATTGGAATGGCCATATAAGTAAAAAAGAAGTTAAAGATTTTATCAATCAACCTTTTGATTTATTGATTAATTATTATGATACTGAAAAAGCCGCTTTGATGGCAGTATCAAGTCAATCTAAATCTAATTTTAAAGTGGGTTTTTCAACAGTTGATAAAAGACTAAATCATTTTATGATTACTACCAATGCTGAAAATTATAAAGTTTTTATCGAAGAACTTTTCAAATATTTAAAGATTTTAAACAAAATTTAA
- a CDS encoding 5'-nucleotidase: protein MVKLKNSNVLLKQFVLILTFLFLISCAEKKQVVSKIVAEKISITNTASEDSEIENFIKPYRENIDKDLSQVLAIAPKTIDKNGEWQTPMGNFLSDITLQKTIPVFKSRENKQIDVCLLNHGGIRSTISAGNVTARTAYEIMPFENSAYVVSLKGEQILEMIYYIISEKKPHPLSGMTFTIDKNNLPKDIFINGKPFEKDKTYYVVTSDYLINGGDNMLFFKKAIEKYDLDYKLRNIIIDYFKENNEIVSNSSIRIRKKDN, encoded by the coding sequence ATGGTAAAACTAAAAAACTCTAACGTTCTTTTAAAACAATTTGTTTTAATATTAACATTTCTTTTTTTAATTTCTTGTGCAGAAAAAAAACAGGTTGTTAGTAAAATTGTAGCCGAAAAAATAAGCATCACAAATACTGCTTCAGAAGACTCTGAAATTGAAAACTTTATAAAACCTTACCGAGAAAATATTGATAAAGATTTGAGTCAAGTATTGGCAATTGCCCCAAAAACGATTGATAAAAATGGTGAATGGCAAACTCCAATGGGAAATTTTCTTTCTGATATTACATTACAAAAAACGATTCCTGTTTTTAAATCACGAGAAAACAAACAAATTGATGTCTGTTTACTTAATCATGGTGGAATTCGTTCTACTATTTCGGCTGGAAATGTTACAGCAAGAACAGCATACGAAATAATGCCTTTTGAAAACTCTGCCTATGTTGTAAGCTTAAAAGGTGAACAAATTTTAGAAATGATATATTATATTATTTCAGAAAAAAAACCGCATCCTTTAAGTGGAATGACATTTACAATTGATAAAAATAATTTACCTAAAGATATTTTTATTAACGGAAAACCTTTCGAAAAAGACAAAACATATTATGTAGTCACTTCTGATTATTTAATTAATGGTGGCGATAACATGCTATTTTTTAAAAAAGCAATTGAAAAATATGACTTAGATTATAAACTTAGAAATATAATCATTGATTATTTTAAAGAAAATAACGAAATAGTTTCTAATTCATCAATTAGGATAAGAAAAAAAGATAATTAG
- a CDS encoding bifunctional metallophosphatase/5'-nucleotidase, with translation MKRREFIQKTAASSALVGVTGVTLSSFTTLNTKHLTILHTNDVHSYIDPFPANHPKNPNAGGVARRAAIIENIRKENSNVLLLDAGDIFQGTPYFNYYGGELEFKLMSMMKYDLATIGNHDFDNGINGLYAQLPNAEFEFVSANYDFKNTILDGHVKPYKLFNKNGIKVGVFGLGVELEGLVDKKNYKETVYNNPVEIAQDMSKLLKKDYKCDLVICLSHIGYEYKNDANKICDLKLASLTKDIDLIIGGHTHTFLDKPTLIKNIENNDVLVNQVGCYGLNLGRVDFYFDDSKSVSSKGKSIII, from the coding sequence ATGAAAAGAAGAGAATTTATTCAAAAAACAGCAGCAAGTTCAGCATTAGTTGGAGTTACAGGAGTTACACTTAGTAGTTTTACAACATTAAACACTAAGCATTTAACTATTTTACACACTAATGATGTTCACAGCTATATTGATCCATTTCCTGCAAATCATCCGAAAAACCCAAATGCTGGTGGAGTTGCAAGAAGAGCAGCAATTATAGAAAATATTCGTAAAGAAAATTCAAATGTTTTATTGCTTGATGCTGGAGATATTTTTCAAGGAACACCATATTTTAATTATTATGGCGGTGAATTAGAGTTCAAACTCATGAGTATGATGAAGTATGATTTAGCAACAATAGGAAATCATGATTTTGACAATGGAATTAATGGTTTGTATGCTCAACTTCCAAATGCTGAATTTGAATTTGTTTCTGCTAATTATGACTTTAAAAATACCATTCTAGATGGACATGTTAAACCTTATAAACTTTTTAATAAAAATGGAATAAAGGTTGGGGTTTTTGGTCTTGGTGTTGAACTTGAAGGTTTAGTTGATAAAAAAAATTACAAAGAAACTGTTTATAACAATCCTGTTGAAATTGCCCAGGACATGTCAAAATTATTGAAGAAAGATTATAAATGTGATTTAGTGATATGTTTATCTCACATAGGTTACGAATATAAAAATGATGCAAATAAAATTTGTGATTTAAAACTCGCTTCTTTGACTAAAGATATAGACTTAATAATTGGTGGTCATACACATACTTTTTTAGACAAACCAACTCTTATTAAAAACATAGAAAATAATGATGTTTTAGTTAATCAAGTTGGATGTTATGGCTTAAATCTTGGAAGAGTTGATTTTTATTTTGATGATAGTAAATCTGTTTCAAGCAAAGGAAAATCAATTATTATTTGA
- a CDS encoding lysoplasmalogenase family protein produces the protein MLNNNTLTKIVTIIFFVIASVEIIAEYLSSKLLILIFKPLIPIFIIVLYLLESKKRNLLFLLAMLFSIITNVLFIPDTALCLFYGIIAFSIHRILIIAVLFRVNNKLDFIPLLLGTVPFLIVFFYIFYETESIPNDSYFILIIQNILISLIAGLALSNYIMNDDKKNSILLISAFLFVLLQFVVFIEKYFLYDELKQLFRPLAMLLNSFAFFTFYKYIVVTEKSNNN, from the coding sequence ATGCTAAACAATAATACTTTAACTAAGATTGTTACAATAATTTTTTTTGTAATAGCTTCTGTTGAAATTATTGCTGAGTATCTTTCGAGTAAATTATTGATTTTAATATTTAAGCCATTAATCCCAATATTCATAATTGTATTGTATTTGTTAGAAAGTAAAAAAAGGAACTTATTGTTTTTGTTGGCGATGTTGTTTTCAATAATTACAAATGTTCTTTTTATACCAGATACAGCTTTATGTCTTTTTTATGGAATAATAGCTTTTTCGATACATAGAATTTTAATTATTGCTGTTTTATTTAGAGTAAATAATAAGCTGGATTTTATTCCGTTGCTTCTCGGTACCGTTCCATTTTTAATAGTTTTCTTTTATATTTTTTATGAAACCGAATCAATACCAAATGATAGTTACTTTATTTTGATTATTCAAAATATTTTAATTTCATTAATTGCTGGATTGGCACTTTCAAACTATATAATGAATGATGACAAGAAAAATTCTATTCTATTGATAAGTGCTTTTCTGTTTGTTCTTTTGCAATTTGTAGTTTTTATTGAAAAATATTTTCTCTACGATGAATTAAAGCAATTATTCAGACCTTTGGCTATGTTATTAAATTCTTTTGCCTTTTTTACTTTTTATAAATACATAGTTGTAACAGAAAAATCAAATAATAATTGA
- a CDS encoding lysoplasmalogenase family protein, which produces MKNSEYSKLSNLFLFFFVVISFIEIIAELFNDTTIVWVSKPLIIPFLLIFYLFKSKIRSNYFIAALVFSSVSNILFIENTFFYNLFGTFFALFFMIIIIYLVLNQLNKPPLNSMIFGAIPFFITYAAILIISYESIHSNLLFFIFNAFFVIFLGGFGLGNYTIYKSKTNYYLFISALLFALMHFVYLFKLFSVAEPTMHALSMLFYVLGQLMLTRFVLFTEKKMRNFKIVNI; this is translated from the coding sequence ATGAAAAACAGCGAATACAGTAAGTTATCAAATTTATTTCTTTTCTTTTTTGTAGTGATTTCATTTATCGAAATTATTGCTGAATTATTTAATGATACTACTATAGTTTGGGTTTCTAAGCCATTAATAATTCCTTTTCTTTTAATATTCTATTTGTTCAAGTCTAAGATTAGGAGTAATTATTTTATAGCAGCTTTGGTTTTCAGTTCTGTTTCAAATATTTTATTTATTGAAAACACATTTTTTTATAATCTTTTCGGAACCTTTTTCGCACTATTTTTTATGATTATCATTATTTATTTAGTTTTGAATCAACTAAATAAGCCACCATTAAATTCGATGATTTTTGGAGCAATTCCTTTCTTTATTACTTATGCAGCTATACTGATTATAAGTTATGAATCGATTCATTCAAATTTATTGTTTTTCATTTTTAATGCTTTTTTCGTGATTTTTTTAGGTGGTTTTGGTTTAGGAAACTATACGATTTATAAAAGTAAAACCAATTATTATCTGTTCATTAGTGCGTTACTTTTTGCATTAATGCATTTTGTATATCTGTTTAAATTGTTTTCGGTTGCGGAACCAACTATGCATGCTTTATCGATGCTGTTCTATGTTTTAGGACAACTGATGTTGACTCGGTTTGTTTTATTTACTGAGAAAAAAATGAGAAATTTCAAAATAGTAAATATTTAA
- the ligA gene encoding NAD-dependent DNA ligase LigA encodes MDIQQTITSLREELNQHNYNYYVLDNPTISDFEFDQKLKQLQELELQNPQFFDENSPTQRVGGTITKNFETVVHDYRMYSLDNSYSKEDLIDWENRIQKVLGNVSLQYTCELKYDGASISITYENGKLKRAVTRGDGFQGDDVTNNIKTIKSIPLQLKGSFPNKFDIRGEIVLPFEGFEKMNQELIEIGETPYSNPRNTASGSLKLQDSSEVAKRPLECLLYFIVGNNLGINTQFEGLNAARNWGFKVPKEAKLANNLNEVLEYIDYWDKHRHNLPYETDGVVIKVNSFQQQDELGYTAKAPRWSIAYKFKAEQVSTKLNSISYQVGRTGAITPVANLESVQLAGTIVKRASLHNADQIAKLDIRVDDTVFVEKGGEIIPKIIGVDFEKRPLNSVPTIYISNCPECNTPLHRVEGEANHYCPNFYGCPPQIIGRIEHYISRKAMDIDGLGGETVALLFQNGLIKDYSDLYELKIEQVIPLERMAQKSAENLINGIEKSKQIPFERVLYAIGIRYVGETVAKKLAKHYKNIDALQQATLMDLVLVDEIGEKIAQSVVEFFENQENVRIINRLKEFGVQMEIVEKINPNATSILEGKTFVVSGVFSLFSRDELKQSIEDNGGKVGSSISAKTHYVIAGENMGPAKLDKANQLKIPIISENEYVNLIKK; translated from the coding sequence ATGGATATTCAGCAGACTATTACTAGTTTAAGAGAAGAGCTTAATCAACATAATTATAATTATTATGTATTAGATAATCCAACTATTTCTGATTTTGAGTTTGACCAGAAACTAAAACAACTTCAAGAATTAGAACTTCAAAATCCTCAATTTTTTGACGAAAATTCACCAACACAAAGAGTTGGCGGCACGATTACTAAAAACTTCGAAACAGTTGTTCATGATTACAGAATGTATTCTTTGGATAACTCTTATTCAAAAGAAGATTTAATTGATTGGGAAAACAGAATTCAAAAAGTATTGGGTAATGTTTCACTTCAATATACATGTGAGTTAAAATATGATGGTGCATCCATTTCTATTACTTATGAAAATGGAAAATTAAAACGTGCCGTTACTCGTGGCGATGGTTTTCAAGGTGACGATGTTACTAATAATATAAAAACTATAAAATCTATTCCACTTCAATTAAAAGGTAGTTTTCCCAATAAGTTTGATATACGAGGCGAAATAGTTTTGCCTTTTGAAGGTTTTGAAAAAATGAATCAGGAATTGATAGAAATTGGCGAAACACCATATTCGAATCCTAGAAATACCGCTTCTGGAAGTTTAAAGCTTCAGGATAGTAGTGAAGTAGCAAAACGTCCGCTGGAATGTTTGCTTTATTTTATAGTTGGAAATAATCTGGGAATTAATACACAATTTGAAGGTCTAAACGCTGCACGAAATTGGGGATTTAAAGTTCCGAAAGAAGCAAAATTAGCCAATAACCTGAATGAAGTTTTAGAATATATTGATTATTGGGACAAACATCGACATAATTTACCTTATGAAACTGATGGAGTTGTAATTAAAGTGAATAGTTTTCAACAACAAGATGAATTAGGTTATACAGCAAAAGCTCCACGTTGGTCGATTGCATATAAATTTAAAGCGGAGCAAGTTTCAACTAAATTAAATTCAATATCCTATCAAGTTGGTAGAACAGGTGCAATTACTCCAGTTGCTAATTTAGAATCGGTTCAATTGGCCGGTACAATAGTAAAAAGAGCTTCATTGCATAATGCAGACCAAATTGCAAAATTAGATATTCGTGTTGATGATACTGTTTTTGTAGAAAAAGGCGGTGAGATTATTCCTAAAATAATTGGTGTTGATTTTGAAAAAAGACCTTTAAATTCAGTGCCAACAATTTATATTTCAAACTGTCCAGAATGCAATACACCATTGCATAGAGTAGAAGGTGAAGCAAATCATTATTGTCCAAATTTCTATGGTTGTCCGCCACAAATAATTGGTAGAATTGAACACTATATTTCTAGAAAAGCAATGGATATTGATGGACTTGGTGGAGAAACAGTTGCTTTGTTATTTCAAAATGGTTTAATAAAAGATTATTCAGATTTATACGAATTGAAAATTGAGCAAGTTATTCCGTTGGAAAGAATGGCGCAAAAATCAGCCGAAAACTTGATAAATGGAATTGAAAAATCAAAACAAATTCCTTTTGAACGTGTTCTTTATGCTATTGGAATTAGATATGTTGGTGAAACGGTTGCAAAAAAACTAGCTAAACATTATAAAAATATTGATGCTTTGCAACAAGCAACTTTAATGGATTTAGTATTGGTTGATGAAATTGGAGAAAAAATTGCGCAAAGTGTAGTTGAGTTTTTTGAAAATCAAGAAAATGTTAGAATTATCAATAGGCTGAAAGAATTTGGAGTTCAAATGGAAATTGTTGAAAAAATAAATCCTAATGCAACTTCGATTTTAGAAGGAAAGACTTTTGTGGTTTCGGGAGTTTTTAGTTTATTTTCAAGAGATGAACTAAAACAATCAATTGAAGATAATGGTGGAAAAGTTGGAAGTTCAATTTCGGCAAAAACACATTATGTAATTGCGGGAGAAAATATGGGACCAGCTAAATTGGATAAAGCTAACCAATTGAAAATTCCTATTATTTCTGAAAATGAATATGTTAATTTGATAAAAAAATAA
- a CDS encoding DUF6495 family protein has protein sequence MKYKRLTKEQFEELHVEFSNFLATQSIDRSEWDDIKKNEPQVAEQELDVFSDLIWEGVLKNTHYLEHFSKSHIFLFHCQEKYIQSIVLKSLNDDVDLMKKEGLHWLSENMFTDHVEIHLGKKEYESERNTSIFDLISQGAILSDGQLYLQINGIIQS, from the coding sequence TTGAAATATAAAAGACTTACCAAAGAACAATTTGAAGAACTTCATGTTGAGTTTTCAAATTTTCTTGCTACACAAAGTATTGACAGAAGCGAATGGGATGACATTAAAAAAAACGAACCCCAAGTTGCAGAACAAGAACTTGATGTTTTCTCAGATTTGATTTGGGAAGGCGTTCTTAAAAACACACATTATCTAGAGCATTTTTCAAAAAGTCATATTTTCCTTTTTCATTGTCAAGAAAAATACATTCAATCTATAGTCTTAAAATCCTTGAATGATGATGTTGATTTGATGAAAAAAGAAGGTTTGCATTGGCTTAGTGAAAATATGTTTACTGACCATGTAGAGATTCATTTAGGAAAAAAAGAATATGAATCCGAAAGAAACACATCTATTTTTGATTTAATTTCACAAGGAGCAATTTTATCTGATGGTCAACTCTATCTTCAAATAAATGGAATAATTCAATCTTAA
- the rplI gene encoding 50S ribosomal protein L9, translating to MEIILKQDVQNLGFKDDVVTVKNGYGRNYLIPQGFATLATPSAKKVLAENLKQRAYKEAKIVADAKELAEALKALEIKLTAKAGGEKLFGSISNIDIANALEAAGHSVDRKFITSGIVKRIGKYTASVRLHREVVIELPYEIVAEQA from the coding sequence ATGGAAATTATATTAAAACAAGACGTTCAGAATTTAGGATTTAAAGATGACGTAGTAACTGTAAAAAATGGTTACGGTCGTAATTATTTAATTCCACAAGGATTTGCAACTTTAGCAACTCCTTCTGCAAAAAAAGTATTAGCTGAAAACTTAAAGCAAAGAGCTTACAAAGAAGCTAAAATTGTTGCAGATGCAAAAGAATTAGCAGAAGCTTTAAAAGCTTTAGAAATTAAACTTACTGCTAAAGCTGGTGGAGAAAAATTATTTGGTTCTATTTCTAACATCGATATTGCTAATGCATTAGAAGCTGCTGGTCATTCAGTAGATAGAAAATTCATTACAAGTGGAATTGTTAAAAGAATTGGTAAATATACTGCTTCAGTTAGATTACACAGAGAAGTAGTAATTGAATTACCTTATGAAATTGTTGCTGAGCAAGCATAA
- the rpsR gene encoding 30S ribosomal protein S18, protein MSTIEQNAKGKKDGDIRYLTPLNIETSKTKKYCRFKKSGIKYIDYKDADFLLKFVNEQGKILPRRLTGTSLKYQRKVSVAVKRARHLALMPYVADLLK, encoded by the coding sequence ATGTCAACTATTGAGCAAAATGCAAAAGGAAAAAAAGACGGAGATATTAGATATTTAACGCCTTTAAACATTGAAACTTCAAAAACTAAAAAATATTGTCGTTTCAAAAAATCTGGAATCAAATACATAGACTATAAAGATGCTGACTTTTTATTAAAGTTTGTTAATGAGCAAGGTAAAATTTTACCACGTCGTTTAACAGGTACTTCATTAAAATACCAAAGAAAAGTATCAGTTGCTGTAAAAAGAGCACGTCACTTAGCTTTAATGCCATACGTAGCAGATTTATTAAAATAA
- the rpsF gene encoding 30S ribosomal protein S6, giving the protein MNHYETVFILNPVLSEVQVKETVSKFEDLLTSKGAKMISKEDWGLKKLAYEIQHKKSGFYHLFEFQIAGEHLASFETEFRRDERVMRFLTVSLDKHAVAWAERRREKLKTKA; this is encoded by the coding sequence ATGAATCATTACGAAACTGTTTTCATCTTAAATCCCGTTTTATCTGAAGTTCAGGTAAAGGAAACAGTAAGCAAATTTGAAGATTTACTTACGTCAAAAGGAGCAAAGATGATATCAAAAGAGGATTGGGGCTTAAAAAAATTAGCTTACGAAATCCAACACAAGAAAAGTGGTTTTTACCATTTATTCGAATTCCAAATTGCTGGTGAGCATTTAGCTTCTTTCGAAACTGAATTTAGACGTGACGAAAGAGTTATGCGTTTCTTGACTGTAAGTTTAGATAAACACGCTGTAGCTTGGGCTGAAAGAAGAAGAGAAAAATTAAAAACTAAAGCGTAA
- a CDS encoding LytR/AlgR family response regulator transcription factor, translated as MKLNCVVVDDSSIQRMIIAKLVNNHPNLHLVGDFSNAIEAKNCMSVHTVDLIFLDIEMPVISGFDFLDGLKVKPQIIFITSKAEYAMKAFDYDATDYLQKPIALDRFNASVRRAMEFHMLKKENHEEEGEHIFIKSNLKKLKVYTNKIKWIEAYGDYVKVVTEEDSNLVLSTMKAFEKDLPSDKFIRVHKSYIINIEKVERFNSKFAEIGVTKIPLSRNKKEDLIKALAIA; from the coding sequence ATGAAACTAAATTGTGTTGTCGTCGATGATAGTTCTATCCAAAGGATGATCATTGCAAAGTTAGTAAATAATCACCCAAATCTACATTTAGTAGGTGATTTTTCTAATGCAATTGAAGCAAAAAATTGCATGTCTGTTCACACCGTTGACTTAATCTTCCTAGACATTGAAATGCCAGTCATAAGTGGATTTGATTTTTTAGATGGATTAAAAGTAAAACCCCAAATTATTTTTATAACATCTAAAGCTGAATATGCTATGAAAGCATTTGATTATGACGCTACGGATTACCTACAAAAACCAATAGCGCTTGATCGTTTTAATGCTTCTGTTAGAAGAGCAATGGAATTCCATATGCTTAAAAAAGAAAATCATGAAGAAGAAGGAGAACATATTTTCATTAAGAGTAACCTTAAAAAATTAAAAGTTTATACTAATAAAATTAAATGGATTGAAGCTTACGGTGATTATGTAAAAGTTGTTACTGAAGAAGACAGTAATCTTGTTCTTTCTACAATGAAAGCTTTTGAAAAAGATTTACCAAGCGATAAATTTATTAGAGTTCACAAATCATACATTATTAATATTGAAAAAGTAGAACGTTTCAATAGTAAATTTGCAGAAATTGGTGTAACAAAAATACCTTTAAGTAGAAATAAAAAAGAAGATTTAATCAAAGCATTAGCAATAGCCTAG